The sequence below is a genomic window from Rudanella lutea DSM 19387.
CATGGCGAACGGTCGTGTTTGAATAGATTCCGCTGTAAAGTTCTTACTTTTGTTCTTATTCATCCGAATCCAATAGCTGGCTTGAAAGAATACGGCAGTAATATTCAAAAACTCGTTGACAATATGGTCAACATTGAGGATCGGGAGCAGCGTACCCGCTACGCCCACATCCTCGTCGAGCTGATGCGCCAGATCCACCCGAACATGAAAGACGGGCAGGATTACTACAATAAACTCTGGGACGACTTATACATCATATCCGGTTTTACCCTCGACGTCGACAGCCCCTACCCGCCCCCGTCGGAAGAAGCTCTGGGCAAACAACCGCAGCCCGTTCCGTATAACACGCACAACCTCCGCTTTCGGCACTTCGGCTACAACCTGGATTTGTTGATCAAAAAAGCACTTGCCGTGGAAGACACCGACGAACGTCGGGCGTTTGTGTCGTACCTGTTCCGGCTGATGAAATCGTTTTACACGACCTGGAACAAAGAGTCGGTCGAAGACGAAACGATCTACCAGAGCATGCTCGAACTGTCGAAAGGACAATTGGCCGATGATGTGGATCTGATCCGGCGCGAAGGGCTGGTAGAATCGACCCCGCGCGAGCGTACCGGCGAATCGACCCAGCCGCAACGCCTGAGCCAGCAGCCCCAGCGCGGTAACAACCGGCAGGGATATGGCAACAACCGCCCCAACTACGGCAATAACCAACGCAACGCGGGCGGCAACAACAACGGGCGTAACAATGGCCCCGGCGGACGTAACAATAACAACGGGCG
It includes:
- a CDS encoding DUF4290 domain-containing protein, with the protein product MKEYGSNIQKLVDNMVNIEDREQRTRYAHILVELMRQIHPNMKDGQDYYNKLWDDLYIISGFTLDVDSPYPPPSEEALGKQPQPVPYNTHNLRFRHFGYNLDLLIKKALAVEDTDERRAFVSYLFRLMKSFYTTWNKESVEDETIYQSMLELSKGQLADDVDLIRREGLVESTPRERTGESTQPQRLSQQPQRGNNRQGYGNNRPNYGNNQRNAGGNNNGRNNGPGGRNNNNGRNNGPGGRNNNNNNNGGRNDFRGNTGGRNNDRRRR